GTACATTTCTCCCTAACAGAGTTTTGTTGGGAatcattgtatttcattttgctATATCTGCAGGCATTTAGATGTGAAGACTCCTAATTCTTTGGAGACCACCAACTCGTACCTCGTGATGTCTCCTACTCAGAGGTCCGTTTCTCCGTTAAGGGACCCTCAAGAACGATCGGGTAGGTGCAATACAAAAGCTTGTCAAAACTGTAGCCATATATTGTAGATTACTTAAACTGTAGCCATATATTGTAGATTACTTATATTATGCGGGTACTTCATTTCCCGATCCAGTGTTTTTGTATCGAATCTCAAGAATATGAAATTGCGAATGCGGAATTTttatccttatttcttatagttcttAAATCTCTTAAAATAATAgccatattttaaaatcagcaaGGAGtgtttttcacaattttatgcAGAAATTTATCCTTGCTTTTAGTTCTGAATCTACAGTAGATGGGAAAAGTTTTAACCttggtattgatttttttgtaatttttctgaGATTGTTTTTccaatgaatttttattatctCAAAAGATGGTTTTTGTGTTTGAAACTGTTGATTTTCAAGTCCttatcaaacaaaacaatgaaCATTAATTTCTAAGTATGTaccattatctttatttttgtagGGTCATCTGCCTCTGAGCATGAACCAATGCCCAAGATGGAGACTGGGTACATGGACATGAAGCCTGGATCTGTGGGGAGTGGGGGAGCCAGTACTGACCCTGGCTACATTGACATGAGTTTGTCTACCCCACCAGCAGACAAAGGTAAGCCCATTAGAGATGTACCACAGTGAGATTCAGAGATATCTGTCTTTGGAATgaacatgtttttttaatgtaaattttattacaggAGCCATTTCGCAGATGAACAGTGGTTACATACCAATGGGGACGGGGCATGCTGTGAGATTGACAGCTTCGGCTCCTATCCCCATAAGACAGCCCAAGGAGCCAGGTTACATGGAGATGGGACCATCTAGTCAACCCTTGCCCCAGATCAAAGAAGGTGGAAGTAAGGTTCATTGGTCACCCTAACAGATTATGAACAGTCATacctttatcatgtttattgatATCCCTTTTATGCTTTAATAACCTGTCAATCACGTTATACACTTAGATCTGTTTTTCAAATCCACAAAGACTTCTTAGAATACGgaatgttctttaaaaaatttggaTTTTGAACAAGTTTTTTAGTTTGCTTTTTTCTTTCAGGTGGTGAAGCCTATTTGCCAATGACACCATCAGCCAACAGTCCTCTCCCCGGGACCGACACGCTCCGCCCCGCCAAAATGATCTGCTACCTCTCCGACGATTCAATGTCAGGTGACCTTCCAAAGCGGTCCTTCTCTGTGGGATCCAGACCTAATACCAAAGCAATGCGGCATCACACAAGTCACGTGGAACCCAAAACTAAGGAGGAAGCTACGGATAATGGTCGCTGGCAGAGTGCCCCTCATCTAATTGCTCAAAAGAAGGCGCAGGCCTCTCACTCGTATATGAACTCTGAATCTTCACTTGCCTCCAGTCCGTGTCAATCTCTGTTCTCGGAGGACTCAATGATGGAAATGGAATACCGGCCTCGCGCTACGAGTGAAAGTTATAGACCTCGAACTTCTAGTGTAGGAAAAATCTTGTCACAATCGCGTCAACGGTCCTCAAGTTATGGACAGCAATCAAAACTAGCCCAGCTTGCTCATGATGTTAGAAGGAAAGTAGGATCCTTTGAATCGGTTCGTAATTCTGCTATAGATAAACAGTTGTTTCATCGCTCCTCTAATGACTCCATTGGACATTTGTCTTTCTCGTCCAAGGCTTCATCCTCGGAATCTCTGCGTCTCTCCAGTAGAAACTCCGAGTACGTGGACATGCACCTTGACAAAAGTAATGATACGGGTTACATAGACATGAGTATAGGAACCCCAAAGAGCACCAAATCAAGTGCATGTCATTCGAGGAGTTCATCAAACCAAAGCCTAAGCTCTTCTCCAGCTATCGTAAACAGTTTTGGAATCAAACAAGAACCAATACACaatgtcaaaataattaaatccAGTGATGGAAATTCACAGAAATCGTCTAGTTTAAATGTGAGCTCTCGCTCCTCTATAGCCAGCAAGAGTCCTTGTGGGTCAGGAAGGGAATCCGAGGATGAGAGTTATGTCCCCTATGCACCCGGAATCTCTGGTGATTCTCAGGGACAGGAATCTAGATCTGGGTCAATGTCAGACAAGAAAACAAGTTCAAGGTCAAACTCTTTGTCCTCCGATAGGAGACCTGGATCTAGGTCAGGCTCGTTTGGATCAGAGAAAAATCCTGACTCCAGATCAAACTCGTTTGGCTCTCGACCTGGACCTAGGTCTGGATCTTTCAAGGCAGATCAGAAAACTCACAAGAGTTCCAGACTAGGTCGACATAGTCCCAAAACAAGTCTGGTTTCCCCGGAAGCTCAGAAAAGTGGAGACCGAAAGGCTGCAAAACAGTCGGATGATAATCAGTATATTGACTATGAGCCAGGCTCTGTAGATATATATGTGAAAACACATAATCCCCAGGCTGGCTCTAAAGATGGAGAGTGCAATACCACTATTGTGTCAAGGTCGACGGTTCAAAAACCAAATGCCCAGGTTCCTCAGTACAGCATGTCAACTGACCCATTGTTCTCAGCCATGTTGTCACTGAAACAGAAAGAAGTAGAGAGTGAGAAAAGTAAAAGTGAAATGGTGAAAAACTCTGAGGCAAATTCTCAAGGAAAAGAAGATACCACCCAGCCAAAGACTATGTCTTCAGAAAGCTATTCATATATGGAGTATGCTCCTGATACTTCAATCACTGTAGATTCAACTTTTAAGAGTCCTGAGGTGGCCAGGTCATACTTTAGCCATGAGGCAAGTCCTAAGGAGGAGAATGAGAACAAAGCTCCGAAAAATATTGCAGAGAAAGAAAATCAGACTGGTTCTCCAAAGTTACCAAGCAGTTCTCAGCCAGAGTCAGCTAATGATGGGGAAGGAAGGAAAAGGAAAACGAGCCGGAAAGAGAGTGGGGAGGCGGTGGTGAGGCAGGTGATGCCGATGAAAACGGTTCTACTGGACAACTCGGAGGAAGACGATGGATATGTGGGGCTGGACTTTGGGGATAACAAGCGAGGCACAGACTCCCAACACTTATCCAGACCCCCACTGAGGGTTAATATCACAGAGGGGACATCTGTGGACGGAGATTTGTATATGAGGCAGAACAGCAGGCAGAAATATAGTCCTGTAAACAATGGAGCAAAGTTTAACAGTGTGACTCCCCAGACAGGGATGAAGAAAAAGACAAGCACCAGTTCTCTTCAAGATCAAGACACTTTGTTCAAAGAAGATAAAAAGGAAACTGAAAAAAGCAGTGAGTCTTTAAATCTTAAAAGTCCTATTCCGCTCTCTGTAACCTCCAGCCAGGAGCTTCAGAAGCAAAACAGTATGCCCTGCATGGCGATAGAATCGGATCCTTGTAATAACATAAAGCGAGAGGAAGATCTGATAAATCGACGGAGCTGTTCCGACTTAGCAAGTGAGTATGAGGAAATGTCCCTCCCAGCAAAAGGTTCAAAATCAGGGTCCACCCAGCAGCTCTCCAATGAACCTGCACTGAACTATGCCAAGCTGGACCTGGGATCGTGCGAGGAAATTCCGGCGGACCAGAGACCACGCCAGACGCGACATCCTTCCTCTCCAGACGAAACCGGGCCGCCCGTTCAAGGCTATGCCGAGATAGACTTTGAAATGTCTGATAATCTGAAAAATGCACGAAGCAAGGAAAAGCAGCCGGTCAAGTTCTCTATAGAGTAATGTACAACAAGCTTTAAATAGTTCAGGAATATCTAGCTGTGCTTTATAATTGTGTGGTGACGTAATCTGCCAAGGTCTCTGTTGTTTCTGTTTTGTTGTCAGTGAAGACAGTTGTTTACTGTGTAATAAATCAAGCTTTCCAGGTGATAAATgtgttataattttttacattgtaaTACTGGCATTGATATATGTTCATAGTTATCAAATCAATGCATTATTATGCTTAATAAGAAATCATGTGTTTCATTATTGCTATGATTGGGGTTGTGTTCTTCAACAGTATAAATGAACTTGGTGCATTGTTTGACCTTTAGTGTTACATTGCTGTATATCTGTAAATGTATATGCTGCTAGCAAGTTGTTAAGTGTGAAGGTTTCTACGAAGTATGTATGTGTATTGTGCAAGTGGTATTGATAAGttgtatgtatatgtatgaaaGTTAAGATTCATATACATGTTTCTGTATGTAATGGTTAAAATGAATGCCAGATTATGAAGCATTGATTATGATTAATCATtctcaatatttttaattgctGTTACGAAAATTTATGAAGCAGAtttttattgtcaaattttattgttttacaaCATCTTTGGaagaatttattgttttattttaccatAATTTTTAGAAGGAATTTAATCTGAATATTGGCATTACAAACTTTTGCTGGTTGTAATAATTTGTAGGTAATTAAAAGCACATTAAATGTGAATGAACAGGCTTGGTTGAATATCATGGAATGCTATTGGCAAAGAATCTTATTCATTGTTAAttacttttataaaaatcagaaaatgtCTTGACTGTCAAAGATTTACTCAAGGAATCATTGCAAGCCATTAGTCATAAATCAGGCAAAATGTTTGTTTTCCATCACAACTATATTTCTTGCTTTCTCTGAAAACCTTGATTTTCATTCATATAAATCTTTTGTTTGGCCAGTAATTAAGAAGAGAAtaaattgcatgtttttttcagaaaaataaactaaatgtgTAAGTTTGTTGTATCTCTAAGAACAATAAGTGATATGAAGGGGAGATAAATGTGATATAGATAGCGATTACACAATGTTTAGTGCCTTACCGCACCAAGACAGTATATATATACGTAGGTGGCGCTCGGTCTATCAGTATTTGTACTCGGTGGCTATCCTCTGTAGTATTACTATCTACATTATATTTACCTGTGATGGGGAACAGTATCGCTGACTTTGACCCATGGAATttcttttaataagttttaacaATCTGTGAAAGTTTTCAATCATAATATTAGTACTGTAAACACATTAGTGTCGATAGAATTAAGTAACCGCTGAATTCACTTTAAAAGTCATATAGTTATACACGCAGgaatgcaacaacaaaaaactgcCTTTTACATTAATTCTTATTGATATAAAATCTTAAAGGTTCTATTTTATTATAAGAGTACCTTAAACTCTCTCACTCCCCTTGATTGTGCACAGTTTATGTTTTATGACACCTGATTACCTCCCTTATATTTATGTATCATAATtgtctgtgttttttttttaagattcagTTGCAGAGAATATGGTGGTTCAATATAAAGTCTATTattgtgtacatgtttttttatcCACAAAAAAGACAATGTGTTGCTATGTTTATTGTTATCTGTTGTCCACTATTTTCATGTTACAGAATATTCAgacataaaaacaaataaaagtacagatctattgaaaattttgaaacttttatttcattggCTACCTTCTGGATCAAAGGGATCATGCACTCTTTTCCCAGTCTGCTGACAATGTTACACTTATACCTTAGGAAATGGAAAAGTAAACTGGCatctaattttgttttccaacCAACTAGTGTAAAGCAGTTACTGGCATAAAAATGCTGAAGATATAATCAACATGTAGAAGTGCGAGTGTCTATTGGCTGGGACTGTCACGTACACAGATACTATGGTACTGAATGATTAATTGTAAGGTGGGTGTCTTCTGGAATGTTGGAACCATGGTATTAATAGGGATGTCCAGTCAAAAAGAGCGACCAAGTCATGCAGATATTTGTCCTTTTAGTCTCAGATACTGTAAAATAATGAGAAAAGATGGACTTTACTTCACATTCAAtaataaacatgttaaaaattattattattgaaaagaATATGATGCTGAACGATTATGATATACATTTTACTCTTACATTCTTTCTACTGTTGATAGCTTGCTGAACCCAGAGCAGTTCCATAGCAATGTTTTTCCTCATGTCCTGAAGAGATTCATAATCCTTTGGGTACTGGGGCTCCTTGGGAATATTAACTGGAGGTGCagctaaaaatttgaaatacatgtatatataaatgtacgGTATGTAGAATCCCTGTCTACTATTGGTAGCTTATATACAGGGCTACAGTGACAAATAGATGAAATATTACTTAGTCCCctaaaaaatttgattaatttctcAGGCACTGTAGAAATGCATATTGGAGTACTTAATTACCACCatgaaaattttacaatcatTGTCAGAAATAGGTTTGGGAAACAGCAAACTGTTTAGAATTCAGTTAACAATTACATAAACTTGACATTATACTGACTCAAATACAGAAACAATGTACCTGTTACACTGTGGAAACTGTCCCATACTGATGTTTCATTGGATAAACCCCAGGAGGTCCCACCTGTGTTTTGCTTTCCCCTGGGAGATATTCCTTTTGTAGGTGCAGAAGATTCACTGTGGGATGAGAATCCTGGAGATGTCAAGTTTGTAGGTTGCTTTGCAGACAAGCACTCCTTTACATCAGTACCTCCCACTTCTTCTTGTTCGTGGTCGGATGAATCTTTATACGTTGCTTGTTCTTTGACTTCTTCAACAGTAAAGACTTCAGATGCTGTTACAGTTTTGTTCTTTCCTGTTTGTTCTGGCTCCAAAGTCTGTTCCCAGTCCTGAGGTAAACAATGGTCTGTTGACTCCTTCCTTGTCTGCACACACTGTTCACTTGTGGGTTTTTCTTTCGAGTATGAACTGGGTTCACAAAAACTGGTTTGTGTTTCCACTGTAAGAAATTTGtgttcaaaatattgaaatgatgaTCGAGTATCATTCTCGCACGATTTCTCTATGTCTATCAATTTTGAACTAGCACCATTGGTAAGCTCTGTCTGAACAAATATTGTTTGCTGATATGCCACATCCTGTATTTTGGGTACTTCACGTGAATCTTTTGTTTTTTCTACCACTGGGCTAGCACTATCCCTTTGAAGTGTTTTGTGCTTTTGTTTTTTCTGAACAATTGGTCTACAAAGTCTTTTGGATTTCCATGCAGGGTGAATGCTGCTGCTGTTGTTTTCAATTTTGCTGAAAATTCCATCATACTCCCCTCTTGTCTCATGCATCCACTTCCTCACTAAAAACCCTCTAAACAAGGCCTATGAAAAAAGCAATGAGATAtgttatcactaaaaaaaataataataaatcacAGATCTACTGCATGAGAAAAATTTCTGAAATTCAAGCACACATCAAAAAAtccaaagtacatgtacatatgtctACTGTATATTACTAATTATGTGAGTTAAATGATCCTGCCATCGTTTAAATAGGCTATCTCACATTTCTCCATTTCttatgtgacggtcagacctgTTCGAATACCGGCGCAATAGTTCTCCAATCCCGTTACACTTCCTATACAACTCACTACGATTTGCAAAGTTACAAATGCTTGTTTCTTGATTGCTATTCTTCAAAACGTGTtacgaaaaaaaatcacatttatgAAAGAACTCTAAATGTGTGAAATATGACGTGGGACATAAACTCCGATTGTAAATCACTTTGGAGATTGAAAACTATGTAAATGGGGTAAAACGCCATTGTTGCGTTGTTGACTGTAATTTCAGTTGTGCTCCTTATTCGTATACCTGTAATCTAGTAATTTCTGCTACGTTATATTCGTTCTCGGTGCAATCttccgccattttgaaacaaatgtcGTTTCTGTGAGAATGGTCGTCGTTGATtggttgaaatgaaaattcaagCATATGTTAGAAGCAGATTTGTTGTTTACGATCAGAGTCACATTGCACAACAATGGCACATGGTGGGGATATTCCTGAAGTGAAATATGAATGTAGGTACATAGACTTAAAATGGGGCGAGGGTTGCCAGTCGTTGGGCCCACGAGTTACCTATTCTGAGATTTGTAGGTGGAGGGATGGTGCCAAGACATGACGAGAGAATGTATTCGCCCACCCCCATCTTTCTAATCCATGCAAAAAAgctattgggggggggggggggtgttattaATTAAGAGACCTGGGATGTTAATTTTTCCAGGGCAAATATCAGTAAGCAGTGTTAAGAGGGGATGAATGTTGCAGTTAGATCAGCTTAATTGTCAGCACCAGACAACTGAGTTGGTAAAGCGCCTGATTAGAGATTTAAGGGGCTTAATTGAGTTCGAATCCTGGTTATATGCTTAGTTCCaccatttttccattttttattcttgctcaaaattttgaaatatctgtAAACTTGTAAACTTTCATACACTCTGGGTGATCAATAGTCGAACAGGTCAtcttttatcaattaatttagCTTGTCTCACTGTAGCACAAATTTATTCTATGTTTGTAATGTTTTCACCTGATTTGCACACCATAGAGTGAGGTCATTTTTTTTAGCtagtttcatttctttatttttatttttattttttttttcagatttggaTCACACAGCTGATGTTCAGTAAGTTCCTAAGTTGTAATTGTATAATCTCTACAGTTATATTTTTACAAGCtccaaaatttcattttctagTTGATATACAAACTGTAGTTTTAAATAAACAGTTATTAGTATACAAACTCTACAGTCATATATTTTAACAAGTTGTTCAATTACAATAACTATTTTACAAGGTTCATAGATATgcaatatttatacaatatttacatttatactCATAAAAGCCCTCAAGTCAATGCACAATCTGACTAAAGCTAGATCTCTATTTGTACCATGAAGTAGAGGATGTAATGGCATGTTAGAATTCTGGTTTAAATACAGGTTGATTAATACATTAGTCTTTAGACTAGTTCAACAACTATCTTCAAACAAGCATGCGGGTAATATTTAAGTTTTACAATTAAATCACTTTGACAAATGTAAGTCTTTTCTGAATTGAAATGAATCATCCAATATTAAGTTGAAATCTGCAAGGACTctgtttattaataatattattttcatttctttcagattacatgcatgtatcctctgaagaaaaaataaatacaatgtttgaaagaataaaaaaattcaaaattcctcTAAGTTAAAAGAATATGaatctaaaatatttcattcacaAACTTGCAGTAAAAGCATTTTCCATTGTGCATTAATTACTGTAATTTTATCAGAAATTGCCAATATTGAGTTAAATTTTGCATAGCTTATCATAATTATTTGAGAACATTTTCATCATGCAAAAAATATCACCATGCAAAAATGTCTGTTTTCACAgtactttgaaatatattttgaccaGTGTTGTaacattattaaattatttaataatacacataattgtcattaaaatgaccttgacccagTAAATCAGGGGGTGACAGCCTAGAGGAGGCCTTTGAGCAGTGTGCCACGTCAATGTTTGGCTACATGACTACTGATTACAACACAGTGgaaatgaaagaagaaaaagaggTGGAGGCTGAGGGTAATAAAAAAAGTTAGATCATATTTTGCTTGTGCTtgcatacacatacatgtatgttatttcaGTATGCAAATCAGTATATagttttattcattacaaatatgtataaagCATTACTAAAAAGTCTGTTGTTATATGTGAGTGATATACAAAAAGGTTTCTATTTTTTTAGCTCACTACTGTGTACAGAGTTATTATCGCACTGTGTAATTTTGGCCCTTgtcacttgcaaacagtttcacccAGTCTtcaattcgcccagacacagcTGTGATTTGAGACATCGTTATTCACAGtgtctttaatttaaatttacaggTATCATAGCATTTCTGATTAAAGGTGATGGTTTGTAAGGTTTCAACACTAGCTCTTTGATTACAGGTGATGATTTGATGGGCCTATTATTTCACTTTCTAGACGAATGGCTCTTTGTCTTCTCTGCAGATGCCTTTTTCATACCTAGGGTATGTATAACCTTCaagatttgaattttgtatcttttaataacatcaatattttattgcatCAAAAAGTTTTCTTTGCTTGACACATTACTTTAATGTCAGAGGCTTGAGGCTCAGTGGATTTTagataatgttttaaatttaaatttggtGAAATGTATGTCTGTATAAGTTTTTGATTTTTGGATATAAAGTCAAAAGATATGTGATATCATGTTTTCTTCTCTTCACAGAAAATTGTAATCACTGAATTTGATAaggaaaatttcaaaataaaatcagtaGGGTAAGTGGAATTTACTGTTGATTGAACATGGCATGTCAAAATACTGTATATAGAGATCAATTTCTTAGAGTTGAAGAGATgcaaagaaaaaaggaaaaaatcattatttatgctCCTGTTTCCAAATGTTTTCTTTACTCTAGCTATGGTGAAgagtttgatatcaagaaaCATCCACAggtaatttaaaagatatttctcATAAAAAGGGGTGCATATCGATGTGAGGTATATACTTTATATTATGaggtatatattttatattgtgaggtatatattttatttatcttcaAGCTTGATTATTTTTCAGGGTACGGAGGTGAAAGCTATTACATACTCCAACATGCAGATTTATGACAAGGAGGGG
This genomic window from Magallana gigas chromosome 5, xbMagGiga1.1, whole genome shotgun sequence contains:
- the LOC105342662 gene encoding insulin receptor substrate 1-B isoform X1, encoding MMENFDSEDDNISRASSNRWSVMAFELPGSDILKTGYLKKLKTKKDKFFVLRSTSSSGPARLEYHDSEKKFKAGQLPKRQIHLHKCFNINKKSDTRQKNCIALYLVDECFAVIVKDAAEMQVWLDLMLEHQYEYLTDEQLPYPHYDYIWQVEIKPKGLGVSKHLCGGYRFCLQDTVCFVRNNSDKVDFEIQMMNIRRCGHKESFFFMELGRHSPTGSGELWMQVDDTHIAQTMHEVLLSAMREPFRSRSNTSSSGRIRDAEIESIESRSREGSHGQSSLRNKKKKVPRPGSALSPEIPPIMPQISTSPSSSHAYENEGRYSSHGVFIPPKSVLLTSNENKKNNTHKVTSDSFRERGFSNSMEQQKARHDSFTNKKPEIYGSSPGGDLTIIKHLDVKTPNSLETTNSYLVMSPTQRSVSPLRDPQERSGSSASEHEPMPKMETGYMDMKPGSVGSGGASTDPGYIDMSLSTPPADKGAISQMNSGYIPMGTGHAVRLTASAPIPIRQPKEPGYMEMGPSSQPLPQIKEGGSGEAYLPMTPSANSPLPGTDTLRPAKMICYLSDDSMSGDLPKRSFSVGSRPNTKAMRHHTSHVEPKTKEEATDNGRWQSAPHLIAQKKAQASHSYMNSESSLASSPCQSLFSEDSMMEMEYRPRATSESYRPRTSSVGKILSQSRQRSSSYGQQSKLAQLAHDVRRKVGSFESVRNSAIDKQLFHRSSNDSIGHLSFSSKASSSESLRLSSRNSEYVDMHLDKSNDTGYIDMSIGTPKSTKSSACHSRSSSNQSLSSSPAIVNSFGIKQEPIHNVKIIKSSDGNSQKSSSLNVSSRSSIASKSPCGSGRESEDESYVPYAPGISGDSQGQESRSGSMSDKKTSSRSNSLSSDRRPGSRSGSFGSEKNPDSRSNSFGSRPGPRSGSFKADQKTHKSSRLGRHSPKTSLVSPEAQKSGDRKAAKQSDDNQYIDYEPGSVDIYVKTHNPQAGSKDGECNTTIVSRSTVQKPNAQVPQYSMSTDPLFSAMLSLKQKEVESEKSKSEMVKNSEANSQGKEDTTQPKTMSSESYSYMEYAPDTSITVDSTFKSPEVARSYFSHEASPKEENENKAPKNIAEKENQTGSPKLPSSSQPESANDGEGRKRKTSRKESGEAVVRQVMPMKTVLLDNSEEDDGYVGLDFGDNKRGTDSQHLSRPPLRVNITEGTSVDGDLYMRQNSRQKYSPVNNGAKFNSVTPQTGMKKKTSTSSLQDQDTLFKEDKKETEKSSESLNLKSPIPLSVTSSQELQKQNSMPCMAIESDPCNNIKREEDLINRRSCSDLASEYEEMSLPAKGSKSGSTQQLSNEPALNYAKLDLGSCEEIPADQRPRQTRHPSSPDETGPPVQGYAEIDFEMSDNLKNARSKEKQPVKFSIE
- the LOC105342662 gene encoding insulin receptor substrate 1-B isoform X2, whose protein sequence is MMENFDSEDDNISRASSNRWSVMAFELPGSDILKTGYLKKLKTKKDKFFVLRSTSSSGPARLEYHDSEKKFKAGQLPKRQIHLHKCFNINKKSDTRQKNCIALYLVDECFAVIVKDAAEMQVWLDLMLEHQYEYLTDEQLPYPHYDYIWQVEIKPKGLGVSKHLCGGYRFCLQDTVCFVRNNSDKVDFEIQMMNIRRCGHKESFFFMELGRHSPTGSGELWMQVDDTHIAQTMHEVLLSAMREPFRSRSNTSSSGRIRDAEIESIESRSREGSHGQSSLRNKKKKVPRPGSALSPEIPPIMPQISTSPSSHAYENEGRYSSHGVFIPPKSVLLTSNENKKNNTHKVTSDSFRERGFSNSMEQQKARHDSFTNKKPEIYGSSPGGDLTIIKHLDVKTPNSLETTNSYLVMSPTQRSVSPLRDPQERSGSSASEHEPMPKMETGYMDMKPGSVGSGGASTDPGYIDMSLSTPPADKGAISQMNSGYIPMGTGHAVRLTASAPIPIRQPKEPGYMEMGPSSQPLPQIKEGGSGEAYLPMTPSANSPLPGTDTLRPAKMICYLSDDSMSGDLPKRSFSVGSRPNTKAMRHHTSHVEPKTKEEATDNGRWQSAPHLIAQKKAQASHSYMNSESSLASSPCQSLFSEDSMMEMEYRPRATSESYRPRTSSVGKILSQSRQRSSSYGQQSKLAQLAHDVRRKVGSFESVRNSAIDKQLFHRSSNDSIGHLSFSSKASSSESLRLSSRNSEYVDMHLDKSNDTGYIDMSIGTPKSTKSSACHSRSSSNQSLSSSPAIVNSFGIKQEPIHNVKIIKSSDGNSQKSSSLNVSSRSSIASKSPCGSGRESEDESYVPYAPGISGDSQGQESRSGSMSDKKTSSRSNSLSSDRRPGSRSGSFGSEKNPDSRSNSFGSRPGPRSGSFKADQKTHKSSRLGRHSPKTSLVSPEAQKSGDRKAAKQSDDNQYIDYEPGSVDIYVKTHNPQAGSKDGECNTTIVSRSTVQKPNAQVPQYSMSTDPLFSAMLSLKQKEVESEKSKSEMVKNSEANSQGKEDTTQPKTMSSESYSYMEYAPDTSITVDSTFKSPEVARSYFSHEASPKEENENKAPKNIAEKENQTGSPKLPSSSQPESANDGEGRKRKTSRKESGEAVVRQVMPMKTVLLDNSEEDDGYVGLDFGDNKRGTDSQHLSRPPLRVNITEGTSVDGDLYMRQNSRQKYSPVNNGAKFNSVTPQTGMKKKTSTSSLQDQDTLFKEDKKETEKSSESLNLKSPIPLSVTSSQELQKQNSMPCMAIESDPCNNIKREEDLINRRSCSDLASEYEEMSLPAKGSKSGSTQQLSNEPALNYAKLDLGSCEEIPADQRPRQTRHPSSPDETGPPVQGYAEIDFEMSDNLKNARSKEKQPVKFSIE
- the LOC105342662 gene encoding insulin receptor substrate 1-B isoform X3 — translated: MMENFDSEDDNISRASSNRWSVMAFELPGSDILKTGYLKKLKTKKDKFFVLRSTSSSGPARLEYHDSEKKFKAGQLPKRQIHLHKCFNINKKSDTRQKNCIALYLVDECFAVIVKDAAEMQVWLDLMLEHQYEYLTDEQLPYPHYDYIWQVEIKPKGLGVSKHLCGGYRFCLQDTVCFVRNNSDKVDFEIQMMNIRRCGHKESFFFMELGRHSPTGSGELWMQVDDTHIAQTMHEVLLSAMREPFRSRSNTSSSGRIRDAEIESIESRSREGSHGQSSLRNKKKKVPRPGSALSPEIPPIMPQISTSPSSTHKVTSDSFRERGFSNSMEQQKARHDSFTNKKPEIYGSSPGGDLTIIKHLDVKTPNSLETTNSYLVMSPTQRSVSPLRDPQERSGSSASEHEPMPKMETGYMDMKPGSVGSGGASTDPGYIDMSLSTPPADKGAISQMNSGYIPMGTGHAVRLTASAPIPIRQPKEPGYMEMGPSSQPLPQIKEGGSGEAYLPMTPSANSPLPGTDTLRPAKMICYLSDDSMSGDLPKRSFSVGSRPNTKAMRHHTSHVEPKTKEEATDNGRWQSAPHLIAQKKAQASHSYMNSESSLASSPCQSLFSEDSMMEMEYRPRATSESYRPRTSSVGKILSQSRQRSSSYGQQSKLAQLAHDVRRKVGSFESVRNSAIDKQLFHRSSNDSIGHLSFSSKASSSESLRLSSRNSEYVDMHLDKSNDTGYIDMSIGTPKSTKSSACHSRSSSNQSLSSSPAIVNSFGIKQEPIHNVKIIKSSDGNSQKSSSLNVSSRSSIASKSPCGSGRESEDESYVPYAPGISGDSQGQESRSGSMSDKKTSSRSNSLSSDRRPGSRSGSFGSEKNPDSRSNSFGSRPGPRSGSFKADQKTHKSSRLGRHSPKTSLVSPEAQKSGDRKAAKQSDDNQYIDYEPGSVDIYVKTHNPQAGSKDGECNTTIVSRSTVQKPNAQVPQYSMSTDPLFSAMLSLKQKEVESEKSKSEMVKNSEANSQGKEDTTQPKTMSSESYSYMEYAPDTSITVDSTFKSPEVARSYFSHEASPKEENENKAPKNIAEKENQTGSPKLPSSSQPESANDGEGRKRKTSRKESGEAVVRQVMPMKTVLLDNSEEDDGYVGLDFGDNKRGTDSQHLSRPPLRVNITEGTSVDGDLYMRQNSRQKYSPVNNGAKFNSVTPQTGMKKKTSTSSLQDQDTLFKEDKKETEKSSESLNLKSPIPLSVTSSQELQKQNSMPCMAIESDPCNNIKREEDLINRRSCSDLASEYEEMSLPAKGSKSGSTQQLSNEPALNYAKLDLGSCEEIPADQRPRQTRHPSSPDETGPPVQGYAEIDFEMSDNLKNARSKEKQPVKFSIE